The Bacteroides fragilis NCTC 9343 genome includes the window GTGTTTTTAGACGTACGTTTATTTGTTCACAAAGATAGGGCTAATATTTAAATATACAAAGTGTTTAATAAAAAGACTTGTTTTTTACTTCTATTTTAATTGAAATAACCTCATTTTCAAATAGGTGATAGTTGTTAGGGTTTATATTTTCTCTTTTCATTTTTATGTATCCTTTTTCGTAATAAATCACTCGTTTTTGATGTGTTTTTAAACGTACGTTTAAAAACACATCTTTTGGACTATAATGTGCTGATAATAAGAATGTTTTATTGAGAATTTATAAATAGTTAACTGCTATGGTTTTATTAGGATGTATTCTTGGAAGTGTGATATTGGGACTACTCGCTTGTCTGATATGGATACTTTATGATTTTCGGAGATTTAAGAAGAAAAATAATTTTATAGAATGAGTTAGAAAGATGGGCAAGAAAGTATTAGTCTTTTTACTGTTGCTATCATTTATCGGATGGACAAAGGCTCAACAGGAAGAGTTACAAAATGGTACGGAGCAGAGTAAACAACTCCAGGTTTTTGGACGCAATATATTTGCCAGCCGGAATTTGTCATTTGAGCCAAATTTAAATATTCCTACTCCGGAAAATTATAGGTTGGGGCCGGGGGATGAAGTGATTATTGATGTATGGGGAACTTCGGAAAATACGGTACGAGAGACTATTTCTCCGGAAGGTAATATCATGGTGGAGAATATCGGTCCTATCTACCTGAGTGGTATGAATATGGAGGAGGCTGAACGATATTTGCGGCATGAATTTAGTAAGATTTATGCAGCTATCTCCGGAGAATCGGCACATATCAAGGTGACGTTAGGAAAAATACGTTCCATTATGGTCAATGTGATGGGAGAGGTCGAAGTTCCCGGTACGTATCGGTTATCGGCTTTTGCATCGGTGTTTCATGCTTTGTATCGTGCCGGAGGAGTTAATCGTATAGGCAGTTTACGAACCATTCAAGTCGTACGAAGTGGTATGAAAGTAGCTGATGTGGATGTGTATGAGTATATTATGAAAGGAAAACTTACAGATGATATACGTTTGTCGGAAGGAGATGTGGTTTTGGTATCCCCTTATGAAAATTTGGTTGGTATATCGGGAAAGGTGAAGAGACCGATGATCTATGAAATGAAACATGGAGAAAGTTTAGCTACTTTGATTGGTTATACGGGTGGATTTACCGGAGATGCTTATCGGAATACGGTTCGTCTGGTGCGTCGTAGCGGAAGGGAGAAGCAAATATATAATGTGGACCAACAGGATTACGATAACTTTATTCTGACTGATAACGATGAAGTGTCCGTTGAGGCGGTATTGGGACGTTTTTCAAATAAAGTAGAAATTCATGGAGCGGTTTATCGTGCAGGCATGTATCAGTTGGATAGTGTGACGGGGACTATAAAGCGGCTGATACAACAGGCGGAAGGTCTTCGTGGAGATGCTTTTCTTAATAGAGCCTTGTTGAGGCGGGAGCGTGAAGATCTGTCTCATGAAATGATTCCTGTTGATCTGAAAAAACTTATGGCAGGAACTGCACCCGATTTACCTCTGCAAAAGAATGATGTACTCTATATCTCAAGTATAAAGGAATTGGAAAAAGAAGGAGTTCTCTTCATTTATGGTGACGTGGCAAAACCGGGTTATTTTCCCTTTGCGCGGAATATGAGTGTTCAGGACTTGATTTTAAAAGCTGGCGGATTATTGGAATCGGCTTCGACTGTTCGTATCGATGTGTCACGACGAATTAAAGATCCTAAAAGTGTTTCTTCTTCTACTGTGATAGGGAAAAGCTTTACAGTAGAATTGAAAAATGGACTGTTGATAGGAGAGAGCAATACACTGAAATTGGAACCTTATGATATGGTGTTTGTACGTAGAAGTCCAGGGTATCAAAAGCAGGCAAATGTGACGGTCAATGGGGAAGTTACATTTACAGGAAACTATGCGCTGACTAAAAAGAATGAACGGCTGAGTGACTTGATAGCAAAAGCCGGAGGGTTATCGAAGAGCGCCTATGCGAAAGGTGCGCGTCTGATGCGCAGGATGACAGCGGATGAAATCCGGCAAAAGCAAGATGCAGTTCGGTTTGCAACAAAGGGAACCGGAAAAGATTCGGTCTCTTTATCTTCTTTGGAAGTGGATCAGACTTACTCTGTCGGTATTGAACTTGAAAAAGCTCTGGCAAAGCCGAAATCGGATGAAGATCTGGTATTACGGGAGGGCGACGTACTTTTTGTTCCTAAATATGTCAGTACCGTGACTGTTAACGGTGCTGTGATGTACCCCAATACTGTGCTTTATCAGAAAGGAAGTGGAATTGATTATTATATAGGACAAGCCGGTGGTTTTGAAAACCGGGCCTTGAAACGGCGTGCTTATGTTGTATATATGAATGGTACAGTCTCCCGATTGAGAAGAAATACGGCAAATGCCATTGAACCCGGGTGTGAAATAATTGTGCCCAGCAAAGGAGAACGGAAGAAAATGACTACAGCAGGAGCTGTTGGCATGAGTAGCTCCATTGCTTCTATAGCTGCGATGGTTGCTTCGATGGTGAGTTTAACAAAATAAGAAATAGATGAATACAAACGAAAGGCCCGAAATGACAGAAAAACAGTCATGTCATTGGTATCTTGCTTTTACTGCTTCTCGGGCAGAGCAACGCGTGAAGCAAGAACTGGATCAGCGGAAAGTCCGAAACTATCTTCCACTACGTAAAATTACTTATCAATGGCAGGGACGTTCCAGGGAGGCATTATGTCCACAAATAGCTCGTTGCGTCCTTATTTGGACGTCATTGTCCGACATTCGGCAGTTATCCGGAATATCAGGATTGATTATTCCTCAAAACATCTGGGATTATCGTGTTCCGGAATGGCAGGTGGAAAGTTATCAACTATTGTTTTCTCAAATGGATACCGCTGTGGAATGGATACCCGATTGCTTGGAATCCGCCACAATGGTTCGTGTTACAGGAGGTCCTTTGACTGGGTTAGTGGGCGAACTGGATACTTCGGACACAGGGTTTCGGATAAGGATCCGTTTTCATTCTATGGGATGTTTTCGTGTTGCTGTACCTGAAGAATGGATTGAAAAATTTTAAGAACCTGTTTGAATCTACAAGTTTGTATGAACAAAGATTGAATGCTTTTCTAAGTCCATCCTTAGGTTTGTTGCTGTCAGAGACATATCGATGGGTGTAGAGAAATAAGAGATGTTCGAAAACAGGATCTAACTATTACTTTTTCTTTTTTTCATCTCAACGATAATTCCTCGTCTGTTACAGGGCGGGGAATTATTATTTTATTTTCCCTGTAACTTTGACTTTTTTTCATCTTTCAAGTGACAATAGAATGTCAAAATCTGACTTTCTGTCAGAGTCCTGTCATTTTCGATCTTACTCAACCTTTTGGCACAAGGTTTGTTTTTTTATAGTCGTCCGCTTAAGACAAACTCCTGAAGGGGGTGCGGGAACAACCGGACAAAAGAAACTGAAATAATAATAAATAAAAGAATAACGATCATGGGAAAAATTATTGGTATTGACTTAGGAACTACAAACTCTTGTGTTTCTGTATTTGAAGGAAACGAACCTGTAGTAATTGCAAATAGTGAAGGTAAACGTACGACTCCTTCTATTGTGGCATTTGTAGATGGCGGAGAACGTAAAGTCGGTGATCCTGCAAAACGTCAGGCTATCACGAACCCTACCCGTACAATTTTCTCTATCAAACGTTTCATGGGTGAGAATTGGGATCAGGTACAAAAAGAAATAGCACGCGTTCCTTATAAAGTAGTGAAAGGTGATAACAACACTCCACGTGTGGATATTGACGGACGCCTGTATACTCCACAGGAAATTTCAGCAATGATTCTGCAGAAGATGAAGAAAACAGCTGAGGATTATCTGGGACAAGAAGTAACAGAAGCTGTGATTACCGTTCCTGCATATTTCTCTGATTCGCAGCGTCAGGCAACTAAAGAAGCCGGACAGATTGCCGGTTTGGAAGTTAAACGTATTGTAAACGAACCGACAGCGGCTGCGTTGGCTTATGGTCTTGATAAGGCTCATAAAGATATGAAGATTGCCGTATTCGACTTAGGTGGAGGTACATTCGATATTTCTATCTTGGAGTTCGGTGGCGGCGTATTCGAGGTGCTTTCTACAAATGGTGACACCCATTTGGGTGGTGATGACTTTGACCAGGTTATTATCGATTGGCTGGTTCAGGAATTTAAGAACGATGAAGGTGCCGACCTGACTCAGGATCCGATGGCTATGCAGCGTTTGAAAGAAGCTGCTGAAAAAGCGAAGATTGAATTGTCTTCTTCTACAAGCACTGAAATCAACTTGCCGTATATTATGCCGGTAGGTGGTGTACCTAAGCACTTGGTTAAGACGCTGACTCGCGCTAAATTTGAATCTTTGGCTCACAACTTGATTCAGGCTTGTCTTGAACCCTGTAAGAAAGCAATGCAGGATGCAGGTTTGAGTAACTCGGATATTGATGAAGTAATCCTCGTAGGTGGTTCTTCTCGTATTCCGGCTGTACAGAAGCTGGTTGAAGATTTCTTTGGTAAAACTCCTTCAAAGGGGGTTAATCCGGATGAAGTTGTAGCTGTAGGTGCTGCTGTTCAGGGTGCTGTGCTGACTGATGAAATCAAAGGTGTGGTATTGTTGGATGTTACTCCGTTGTCAATGGGTATCGAAACACTGGGTGGTGTGATGACTAAATTGATTGACGCTAATACTACAATCCCTGCACGTAAGAGCGAAACATTCTCTACTGCTGCCGACAATCAGACAGAAGTTACCATTCACGTTCTGCAAGGTGAACGTCCGATGGCTGCACAAAATAAATCAATCGGTCAGTTCAATCTGACTGGAATTGCTCCGGCACGTCGTGGCGTTCCTCAAATTGAGGTAACTTTCGATATCGATGCCAACGGTATTCTGAAAGTATCTGCAAAGGATAAGGCTACTGGTAAAGAACAGGCTATCCGTATCGAGGCTTCCAGCGGTTTGAGCAAAGAGGAAATCGAAAAAATGAAGGCTGAAGCTGAGGCTAATGCAGAGGCTGATAAGAAAGAACGTGAGAAGATTGATAAACTGAATCAGGCTGACAGTTTGATCTTCCAGACTGAGACTCAGTTGAAGGAATTGGGTGATAAGTTACCGGCAGATAAGAAAGCTCCGATCGAGGCTGCTCTCCAGAAACTGAAAGATGCTCACAAGGCTCAGGATATGACAACTATCGATAGCGCTATGGCTGAACTGAATACTGCATTCCAGGCTGCAAGTGCCGAAATGTACGCTCAGAGCGGTGCACAAGGTGGTGCACAGGCCGGTCCGGATATGAACGCAGGTCAGTCAAATGCCGGACAAAATAATGGCAAACAAGACGATAATGTTCAGGATGCTGACTTTGAAGAAGTGAAGTAAGTCCGGTTATCAATAGGTCTACATACAAAAGGCCGTTACAAGACAAGTGCTTGTGACGGCCTTTTTTCGTTTGAACCAATTTTAACTCTTCGTTTGAAACCAAGCTATCTCTTAGTTGTTGTACACTGCAACGGTATAACGGACAGAGATATGTTTGGGAAATCAGATGATTTAAAGGATATGAGGAAATGGCGGGTATGGAAGCTGAAGCTGATAGATGCTCGTCTTTATTTTGTCAGTATATTCGTA containing:
- a CDS encoding SLBB domain-containing protein, whose protein sequence is MGKKVLVFLLLLSFIGWTKAQQEELQNGTEQSKQLQVFGRNIFASRNLSFEPNLNIPTPENYRLGPGDEVIIDVWGTSENTVRETISPEGNIMVENIGPIYLSGMNMEEAERYLRHEFSKIYAAISGESAHIKVTLGKIRSIMVNVMGEVEVPGTYRLSAFASVFHALYRAGGVNRIGSLRTIQVVRSGMKVADVDVYEYIMKGKLTDDIRLSEGDVVLVSPYENLVGISGKVKRPMIYEMKHGESLATLIGYTGGFTGDAYRNTVRLVRRSGREKQIYNVDQQDYDNFILTDNDEVSVEAVLGRFSNKVEIHGAVYRAGMYQLDSVTGTIKRLIQQAEGLRGDAFLNRALLRREREDLSHEMIPVDLKKLMAGTAPDLPLQKNDVLYISSIKELEKEGVLFIYGDVAKPGYFPFARNMSVQDLILKAGGLLESASTVRIDVSRRIKDPKSVSSSTVIGKSFTVELKNGLLIGESNTLKLEPYDMVFVRRSPGYQKQANVTVNGEVTFTGNYALTKKNERLSDLIAKAGGLSKSAYAKGARLMRRMTADEIRQKQDAVRFATKGTGKDSVSLSSLEVDQTYSVGIELEKALAKPKSDEDLVLREGDVLFVPKYVSTVTVNGAVMYPNTVLYQKGSGIDYYIGQAGGFENRALKRRAYVVYMNGTVSRLRRNTANAIEPGCEIIVPSKGERKKMTTAGAVGMSSSIASIAAMVASMVSLTK
- the dnaK gene encoding molecular chaperone DnaK, with the translated sequence MGKIIGIDLGTTNSCVSVFEGNEPVVIANSEGKRTTPSIVAFVDGGERKVGDPAKRQAITNPTRTIFSIKRFMGENWDQVQKEIARVPYKVVKGDNNTPRVDIDGRLYTPQEISAMILQKMKKTAEDYLGQEVTEAVITVPAYFSDSQRQATKEAGQIAGLEVKRIVNEPTAAALAYGLDKAHKDMKIAVFDLGGGTFDISILEFGGGVFEVLSTNGDTHLGGDDFDQVIIDWLVQEFKNDEGADLTQDPMAMQRLKEAAEKAKIELSSSTSTEINLPYIMPVGGVPKHLVKTLTRAKFESLAHNLIQACLEPCKKAMQDAGLSNSDIDEVILVGGSSRIPAVQKLVEDFFGKTPSKGVNPDEVVAVGAAVQGAVLTDEIKGVVLLDVTPLSMGIETLGGVMTKLIDANTTIPARKSETFSTAADNQTEVTIHVLQGERPMAAQNKSIGQFNLTGIAPARRGVPQIEVTFDIDANGILKVSAKDKATGKEQAIRIEASSGLSKEEIEKMKAEAEANAEADKKEREKIDKLNQADSLIFQTETQLKELGDKLPADKKAPIEAALQKLKDAHKAQDMTTIDSAMAELNTAFQAASAEMYAQSGAQGGAQAGPDMNAGQSNAGQNNGKQDDNVQDADFEEVK
- a CDS encoding UpxY family transcription antiterminator encodes the protein MNTNERPEMTEKQSCHWYLAFTASRAEQRVKQELDQRKVRNYLPLRKITYQWQGRSREALCPQIARCVLIWTSLSDIRQLSGISGLIIPQNIWDYRVPEWQVESYQLLFSQMDTAVEWIPDCLESATMVRVTGGPLTGLVGELDTSDTGFRIRIRFHSMGCFRVAVPEEWIEKF